From Xenopus laevis strain J_2021 chromosome 7L, Xenopus_laevis_v10.1, whole genome shotgun sequence, one genomic window encodes:
- the habp2.L gene encoding hyaluronan-binding protein 2 isoform X4, producing the protein MNHPRHRSTPDPCAELPCRNDGTCVQTDIGYNCLCTEFYGGKNCEKLIHSCSEHTCQYGDCVLSRISPYYKCRCDYPYYGSTCRSAIVACDGNPCKNGGVCLKRLDNTFRCKCSMNYRGEFCEIGPHDCYKQDGLMYRGHISQTELGFTCLPWDSYLLIQEGIHAFVPGISAYGIGEHNFCRNPDGAEKPWCYFQADNGKLAWDLCDVKSCPRRPPTKSPVQKVPDAVPTVVLKSTENKNVSFSTCGVRDHLLARGRIIGGTRTQPGKHPWLASVQLKIPVPPYPAGHLCGGSLIAECWVLTAAHCVNSLLQVNKWKVLLGRTDLAKNESSEQSFDVDGIFVHENYLEGVSSFHNDIALLKLKKVNGKCAEETRYVKTACLPKQEFKSGKPCMIAGWGETEKGATSQLLEATVQLISEANCSQSKSYGKNIDRSMLCAGVAQGGLDSCQGDSGGPLICERSHVHYIAGVVSWGEGCGVKDKPGVYAHTFRFVQWIQNIMKTK; encoded by the exons ATGAAT CACCCGCGCCACCGCTCCACTCCCG ATCCATGTGCTGAGCTGCCCTGCAGGAATGATGGGACCTGCGTCCAAACCGACATCGGCTACAACTGTCTCTGTACGGAATTCTACGGGGGGAAAAACTGCGAGAAAT TAATACATTCGTGCAGTGAGCACACGTGCCAATATGGAGACTGCGTTCTCAGCAGGATTTCGCCGTATTACAAGTGCCGCTGTGATTATCCTTACTATGGATCTACGTGCCGTTCAG CAATTGTGGCCTGCGACGGAAACCCCTGTAAAAATGGTGGTGTCTGCCTTAAGAGATTGGACAACACTTTTCGGTGCAAATGTTCTATGAATTACAGGGGAGAATTCTGTGAAATTG GGCCCCACGACTGCTACAAGCAAGACGGTCTCATGTACAGGGGTCACATCAGCCAGACGGAATTGGGGTTCACCTGCCTTCCCTGGGACTCCTACCTCCTTATCCAAGAGGGAATCCATGCTTTTGTTCCTGGAATTTCGGCCTATGGGATCGGAGAACACAATTTCTGCCG GAATCCAGATGGCGCAGAGAAACCTTGGTGTTACTTTCAAGCTGATAATGGAAAACTGGCCTGGGATTTGTGTGATGTGAAATCGTGCCCAC GTCGGCCCCCTACTAAAAGCCCAGTACAGAAGGTACCAGATGCGGTTCCAACAGTCGTTCTTAAATCAacggaaaataaaaatgtttccttctCCACATGTGGGGTCCGAGATCATCTTTTAGCCCGCGGGCGAATAATTGGTGGAACAAGAACACAGCCTGGCAAGCACCCGTGGTTGGCATCCGTACAGCTAAAAATTCCAGTTCCACCTTATCCTGCCGGGCATCTCTGTGGGGGCTCCTTGATAGCTGAGTGCTGGGTACTGACTGCTGCTCACTGCGTCAACTCTCT GTTACAAGTCAATAAATGGAAGGTCCTGCTTGGAAGAACGGATCTGGCAAAGAACGAGAGTTCTGAGCAAAGCTTTGATGTCGATGGGATATTTGTCCATGAAAACTATCTTGAGGGGGTCTCCAGCTTCCATAATGACATTG CTCTCCTGAAGCTGAAGAAAGTGAATGGAAAATGCGCTGAAGAAACCAGATATGTGAAGACGGCCTGCTTGCCCAAACAAGAATTCAAATCTGGAAAGCCGTGTATGATCGCTGGATGGGGGGAAACAGAAAAAG GTGCCACGTCTCAGCTCCTAGAAGCCACCGTCCAGCTCATCTCAGAAGCCAACTGCTCCCAGTCCAAATCTTATGGGAAAAATATAGATAGGAGCATGTTGTGTGCAGGAGTCGCACAAGGAGGATTAGACTCATGCCAG GGAGACTCTGGGGGCCCTCTGATCTGCGAGCGGAGTCATGTTCATTACATTGCCGGGGTCGTCAGTTGGGGTGAGGGCTGTGGTGTGAAAGACAAGCCCGGTGTATACGCTCACACCTTCCGTTTTGTCCAGTGGATCCAGAATATCATGAAGACCAAATAA
- the habp2.L gene encoding hyaluronan-binding protein 2 isoform X2, with translation MNHPRHRSTPDLALGHLDRLLAEDLLSWALRYYDELIDPCAELPCRNDGTCVQTDIGYNCLCTEFYGGKNCEKLIHSCSEHTCQYGDCVLSRISPYYKCRCDYPYYGSTCRSAIVACDGNPCKNGGVCLKRLDNTFRCKCSMNYRGEFCEIGPHDCYKQDGLMYRGHISQTELGFTCLPWDSYLLIQEGIHAFVPGISAYGIGEHNFCRNPDGAEKPWCYFQADNGKLAWDLCDVKSCPRRPPTKSPVQKVPDAVPTVVLKSTENKNVSFSTCGVRDHLLARGRIIGGTRTQPGKHPWLASVQLKIPVPPYPAGHLCGGSLIAECWVLTAAHCVNSLLQVNKWKVLLGRTDLAKNESSEQSFDVDGIFVHENYLEGVSSFHNDIALLKLKKVNGKCAEETRYVKTACLPKQEFKSGKPCMIAGWGETEKGATSQLLEATVQLISEANCSQSKSYGKNIDRSMLCAGVAQGGLDSCQGDSGGPLICERSHVHYIAGVVSWGEGCGVKDKPGVYAHTFRFVQWIQNIMKTK, from the exons ATGAAT CACCCGCGCCACCGCTCCACTCCCG ACTTGGCGCTGGGGCATCTGGACAGACTATTGGCGGAAGATTTGTTGTCCTGGGCGCTGCGTTATTATGATGAACTTATCG ATCCATGTGCTGAGCTGCCCTGCAGGAATGATGGGACCTGCGTCCAAACCGACATCGGCTACAACTGTCTCTGTACGGAATTCTACGGGGGGAAAAACTGCGAGAAAT TAATACATTCGTGCAGTGAGCACACGTGCCAATATGGAGACTGCGTTCTCAGCAGGATTTCGCCGTATTACAAGTGCCGCTGTGATTATCCTTACTATGGATCTACGTGCCGTTCAG CAATTGTGGCCTGCGACGGAAACCCCTGTAAAAATGGTGGTGTCTGCCTTAAGAGATTGGACAACACTTTTCGGTGCAAATGTTCTATGAATTACAGGGGAGAATTCTGTGAAATTG GGCCCCACGACTGCTACAAGCAAGACGGTCTCATGTACAGGGGTCACATCAGCCAGACGGAATTGGGGTTCACCTGCCTTCCCTGGGACTCCTACCTCCTTATCCAAGAGGGAATCCATGCTTTTGTTCCTGGAATTTCGGCCTATGGGATCGGAGAACACAATTTCTGCCG GAATCCAGATGGCGCAGAGAAACCTTGGTGTTACTTTCAAGCTGATAATGGAAAACTGGCCTGGGATTTGTGTGATGTGAAATCGTGCCCAC GTCGGCCCCCTACTAAAAGCCCAGTACAGAAGGTACCAGATGCGGTTCCAACAGTCGTTCTTAAATCAacggaaaataaaaatgtttccttctCCACATGTGGGGTCCGAGATCATCTTTTAGCCCGCGGGCGAATAATTGGTGGAACAAGAACACAGCCTGGCAAGCACCCGTGGTTGGCATCCGTACAGCTAAAAATTCCAGTTCCACCTTATCCTGCCGGGCATCTCTGTGGGGGCTCCTTGATAGCTGAGTGCTGGGTACTGACTGCTGCTCACTGCGTCAACTCTCT GTTACAAGTCAATAAATGGAAGGTCCTGCTTGGAAGAACGGATCTGGCAAAGAACGAGAGTTCTGAGCAAAGCTTTGATGTCGATGGGATATTTGTCCATGAAAACTATCTTGAGGGGGTCTCCAGCTTCCATAATGACATTG CTCTCCTGAAGCTGAAGAAAGTGAATGGAAAATGCGCTGAAGAAACCAGATATGTGAAGACGGCCTGCTTGCCCAAACAAGAATTCAAATCTGGAAAGCCGTGTATGATCGCTGGATGGGGGGAAACAGAAAAAG GTGCCACGTCTCAGCTCCTAGAAGCCACCGTCCAGCTCATCTCAGAAGCCAACTGCTCCCAGTCCAAATCTTATGGGAAAAATATAGATAGGAGCATGTTGTGTGCAGGAGTCGCACAAGGAGGATTAGACTCATGCCAG GGAGACTCTGGGGGCCCTCTGATCTGCGAGCGGAGTCATGTTCATTACATTGCCGGGGTCGTCAGTTGGGGTGAGGGCTGTGGTGTGAAAGACAAGCCCGGTGTATACGCTCACACCTTCCGTTTTGTCCAGTGGATCCAGAATATCATGAAGACCAAATAA
- the habp2.L gene encoding hyaluronan-binding protein 2 isoform X3 — translation MRCNKMFLSFIFLLSLLPTLSTHPRHRSTPDPCAELPCRNDGTCVQTDIGYNCLCTEFYGGKNCEKLIHSCSEHTCQYGDCVLSRISPYYKCRCDYPYYGSTCRSAIVACDGNPCKNGGVCLKRLDNTFRCKCSMNYRGEFCEIGPHDCYKQDGLMYRGHISQTELGFTCLPWDSYLLIQEGIHAFVPGISAYGIGEHNFCRNPDGAEKPWCYFQADNGKLAWDLCDVKSCPRRPPTKSPVQKVPDAVPTVVLKSTENKNVSFSTCGVRDHLLARGRIIGGTRTQPGKHPWLASVQLKIPVPPYPAGHLCGGSLIAECWVLTAAHCVNSLLQVNKWKVLLGRTDLAKNESSEQSFDVDGIFVHENYLEGVSSFHNDIALLKLKKVNGKCAEETRYVKTACLPKQEFKSGKPCMIAGWGETEKGATSQLLEATVQLISEANCSQSKSYGKNIDRSMLCAGVAQGGLDSCQGDSGGPLICERSHVHYIAGVVSWGEGCGVKDKPGVYAHTFRFVQWIQNIMKTK, via the exons ATGAGGTGCAACAAAATGTTTCTCTCCTTCAtcttcctcctctccctgctgccGACTCTCTCAACT CACCCGCGCCACCGCTCCACTCCCG ATCCATGTGCTGAGCTGCCCTGCAGGAATGATGGGACCTGCGTCCAAACCGACATCGGCTACAACTGTCTCTGTACGGAATTCTACGGGGGGAAAAACTGCGAGAAAT TAATACATTCGTGCAGTGAGCACACGTGCCAATATGGAGACTGCGTTCTCAGCAGGATTTCGCCGTATTACAAGTGCCGCTGTGATTATCCTTACTATGGATCTACGTGCCGTTCAG CAATTGTGGCCTGCGACGGAAACCCCTGTAAAAATGGTGGTGTCTGCCTTAAGAGATTGGACAACACTTTTCGGTGCAAATGTTCTATGAATTACAGGGGAGAATTCTGTGAAATTG GGCCCCACGACTGCTACAAGCAAGACGGTCTCATGTACAGGGGTCACATCAGCCAGACGGAATTGGGGTTCACCTGCCTTCCCTGGGACTCCTACCTCCTTATCCAAGAGGGAATCCATGCTTTTGTTCCTGGAATTTCGGCCTATGGGATCGGAGAACACAATTTCTGCCG GAATCCAGATGGCGCAGAGAAACCTTGGTGTTACTTTCAAGCTGATAATGGAAAACTGGCCTGGGATTTGTGTGATGTGAAATCGTGCCCAC GTCGGCCCCCTACTAAAAGCCCAGTACAGAAGGTACCAGATGCGGTTCCAACAGTCGTTCTTAAATCAacggaaaataaaaatgtttccttctCCACATGTGGGGTCCGAGATCATCTTTTAGCCCGCGGGCGAATAATTGGTGGAACAAGAACACAGCCTGGCAAGCACCCGTGGTTGGCATCCGTACAGCTAAAAATTCCAGTTCCACCTTATCCTGCCGGGCATCTCTGTGGGGGCTCCTTGATAGCTGAGTGCTGGGTACTGACTGCTGCTCACTGCGTCAACTCTCT GTTACAAGTCAATAAATGGAAGGTCCTGCTTGGAAGAACGGATCTGGCAAAGAACGAGAGTTCTGAGCAAAGCTTTGATGTCGATGGGATATTTGTCCATGAAAACTATCTTGAGGGGGTCTCCAGCTTCCATAATGACATTG CTCTCCTGAAGCTGAAGAAAGTGAATGGAAAATGCGCTGAAGAAACCAGATATGTGAAGACGGCCTGCTTGCCCAAACAAGAATTCAAATCTGGAAAGCCGTGTATGATCGCTGGATGGGGGGAAACAGAAAAAG GTGCCACGTCTCAGCTCCTAGAAGCCACCGTCCAGCTCATCTCAGAAGCCAACTGCTCCCAGTCCAAATCTTATGGGAAAAATATAGATAGGAGCATGTTGTGTGCAGGAGTCGCACAAGGAGGATTAGACTCATGCCAG GGAGACTCTGGGGGCCCTCTGATCTGCGAGCGGAGTCATGTTCATTACATTGCCGGGGTCGTCAGTTGGGGTGAGGGCTGTGGTGTGAAAGACAAGCCCGGTGTATACGCTCACACCTTCCGTTTTGTCCAGTGGATCCAGAATATCATGAAGACCAAATAA
- the habp2.L gene encoding hyaluronan-binding protein 2 isoform X1, which produces MRCNKMFLSFIFLLSLLPTLSTHPRHRSTPDLALGHLDRLLAEDLLSWALRYYDELIDPCAELPCRNDGTCVQTDIGYNCLCTEFYGGKNCEKLIHSCSEHTCQYGDCVLSRISPYYKCRCDYPYYGSTCRSAIVACDGNPCKNGGVCLKRLDNTFRCKCSMNYRGEFCEIGPHDCYKQDGLMYRGHISQTELGFTCLPWDSYLLIQEGIHAFVPGISAYGIGEHNFCRNPDGAEKPWCYFQADNGKLAWDLCDVKSCPRRPPTKSPVQKVPDAVPTVVLKSTENKNVSFSTCGVRDHLLARGRIIGGTRTQPGKHPWLASVQLKIPVPPYPAGHLCGGSLIAECWVLTAAHCVNSLLQVNKWKVLLGRTDLAKNESSEQSFDVDGIFVHENYLEGVSSFHNDIALLKLKKVNGKCAEETRYVKTACLPKQEFKSGKPCMIAGWGETEKGATSQLLEATVQLISEANCSQSKSYGKNIDRSMLCAGVAQGGLDSCQGDSGGPLICERSHVHYIAGVVSWGEGCGVKDKPGVYAHTFRFVQWIQNIMKTK; this is translated from the exons ATGAGGTGCAACAAAATGTTTCTCTCCTTCAtcttcctcctctccctgctgccGACTCTCTCAACT CACCCGCGCCACCGCTCCACTCCCG ACTTGGCGCTGGGGCATCTGGACAGACTATTGGCGGAAGATTTGTTGTCCTGGGCGCTGCGTTATTATGATGAACTTATCG ATCCATGTGCTGAGCTGCCCTGCAGGAATGATGGGACCTGCGTCCAAACCGACATCGGCTACAACTGTCTCTGTACGGAATTCTACGGGGGGAAAAACTGCGAGAAAT TAATACATTCGTGCAGTGAGCACACGTGCCAATATGGAGACTGCGTTCTCAGCAGGATTTCGCCGTATTACAAGTGCCGCTGTGATTATCCTTACTATGGATCTACGTGCCGTTCAG CAATTGTGGCCTGCGACGGAAACCCCTGTAAAAATGGTGGTGTCTGCCTTAAGAGATTGGACAACACTTTTCGGTGCAAATGTTCTATGAATTACAGGGGAGAATTCTGTGAAATTG GGCCCCACGACTGCTACAAGCAAGACGGTCTCATGTACAGGGGTCACATCAGCCAGACGGAATTGGGGTTCACCTGCCTTCCCTGGGACTCCTACCTCCTTATCCAAGAGGGAATCCATGCTTTTGTTCCTGGAATTTCGGCCTATGGGATCGGAGAACACAATTTCTGCCG GAATCCAGATGGCGCAGAGAAACCTTGGTGTTACTTTCAAGCTGATAATGGAAAACTGGCCTGGGATTTGTGTGATGTGAAATCGTGCCCAC GTCGGCCCCCTACTAAAAGCCCAGTACAGAAGGTACCAGATGCGGTTCCAACAGTCGTTCTTAAATCAacggaaaataaaaatgtttccttctCCACATGTGGGGTCCGAGATCATCTTTTAGCCCGCGGGCGAATAATTGGTGGAACAAGAACACAGCCTGGCAAGCACCCGTGGTTGGCATCCGTACAGCTAAAAATTCCAGTTCCACCTTATCCTGCCGGGCATCTCTGTGGGGGCTCCTTGATAGCTGAGTGCTGGGTACTGACTGCTGCTCACTGCGTCAACTCTCT GTTACAAGTCAATAAATGGAAGGTCCTGCTTGGAAGAACGGATCTGGCAAAGAACGAGAGTTCTGAGCAAAGCTTTGATGTCGATGGGATATTTGTCCATGAAAACTATCTTGAGGGGGTCTCCAGCTTCCATAATGACATTG CTCTCCTGAAGCTGAAGAAAGTGAATGGAAAATGCGCTGAAGAAACCAGATATGTGAAGACGGCCTGCTTGCCCAAACAAGAATTCAAATCTGGAAAGCCGTGTATGATCGCTGGATGGGGGGAAACAGAAAAAG GTGCCACGTCTCAGCTCCTAGAAGCCACCGTCCAGCTCATCTCAGAAGCCAACTGCTCCCAGTCCAAATCTTATGGGAAAAATATAGATAGGAGCATGTTGTGTGCAGGAGTCGCACAAGGAGGATTAGACTCATGCCAG GGAGACTCTGGGGGCCCTCTGATCTGCGAGCGGAGTCATGTTCATTACATTGCCGGGGTCGTCAGTTGGGGTGAGGGCTGTGGTGTGAAAGACAAGCCCGGTGTATACGCTCACACCTTCCGTTTTGTCCAGTGGATCCAGAATATCATGAAGACCAAATAA